A single region of the Rhizobium sp. NLR16a genome encodes:
- a CDS encoding DUF308 domain-containing protein produces MQTQSSPQSDWLRSYYFIRAAFSVIWIAAAILLARQPSAVAFLLVIYPLWDALANLVDTRVNGGLQANPSQTLNVAVSTVTALAVVIALGHSTYAVLTVFGAWAILSGLLQLYTGVRRWRIYGAQWVMIMSGAQSALAGGFMISQSFAAAAPNILDIVPYAGFGAFYFLLSSVWLVVAVRRKARA; encoded by the coding sequence ATGCAAACTCAATCTTCCCCCCAGTCCGACTGGCTGAGATCCTATTATTTCATCCGTGCCGCCTTCTCCGTGATCTGGATTGCCGCCGCCATTCTCCTTGCCCGGCAGCCAAGCGCCGTGGCCTTTCTGCTGGTGATCTATCCCCTGTGGGATGCGCTGGCCAATCTGGTCGACACCAGGGTCAATGGCGGCCTGCAGGCCAACCCGTCTCAGACGTTGAATGTCGCCGTCAGCACCGTCACGGCCCTCGCCGTCGTCATCGCGCTCGGCCACAGCACCTACGCGGTGCTGACCGTGTTCGGGGCCTGGGCGATCCTTTCCGGCCTGTTGCAGCTCTATACCGGCGTCAGGCGCTGGCGCATCTACGGCGCCCAATGGGTCATGATCATGAGCGGCGCGCAATCGGCCCTTGCCGGCGGCTTCATGATCAGCCAGTCCTTTGCCGCCGCCGCGCCGAATATCCTCGATATCGTGCCCTATGCCGGGTTCGGCGCCTTCTACTTCCTGCTGTCCTCGGTCTGGCTCGTCGTCGCAGTCCGTCGCAAGGCACGTGCATAA